From a region of the Bradyrhizobium diazoefficiens genome:
- a CDS encoding HGGxSTG domain-containing protein: MSADHIRNTSAMSASPRCGAGTRGGLACRAPAVRGKLRCRMHGGAPGSGAPWGNRNAQKHGAFTQERIAERRAIRTLLDQAGKLLLELEGAPQD; this comes from the coding sequence ATGAGTGCCGATCACATCCGCAACACGAGCGCGATGTCGGCGAGCCCGCGCTGCGGCGCCGGCACGCGCGGCGGCCTCGCCTGCCGCGCGCCGGCCGTGCGCGGCAAGCTCCGCTGCCGCATGCACGGCGGCGCCCCGGGATCGGGCGCACCATGGGGAAACCGCAATGCGCAGAAACACGGCGCCTTCACACAGGAGCGGATTGCGGAGCGAAGGGCGATCCGGACGCTGCTGGACCAGGCGGGGAAGCTGCTGTTGGAGCTGGAGGGGGCACCTCAGGATTGA